In one window of Bemisia tabaci chromosome 4, PGI_BMITA_v3 DNA:
- the LOC109042407 gene encoding uncharacterized protein: MNFPPRFRRKIGKNRMLWHDMTNTTSQSPDSMVLDAKKLKQVHKPRNRNGNLIPRFGARVQQRDFEINEIRFPSPDLERHPRAELQTTHQFEIESDFDVNSSSPDYEPTPKRGYYRFDKKDTETPFGLHPANIGRFESSFQESANFKTPESFENSERKLQSWNWTIGDGRRSLCGHNAVDCSYCQLFFRAEKRAATNSREQRLQQLLRRILSCDPRENSKLKVQLPPTKGIAKEEEDFLTPMLLSTASFDQKPKHSSNQAHLRQMHESCDRFNTSKSVIDSSEPRARSYFRGSLEQVRTEELLTEQFHVLQTEQLHLQQSEQLRASSQFLLSMLAENLALNLSDVDFTNMTLKLSRRRMSYTKTFVKAVTAAEDSLLRSSTLETDAVARELRAELNPKGSDPS; this comes from the exons atgaattttccgCCACGGTTCAgaaggaaaattggaaaaaatcgtATGCTTTGGCACGACATGACCAACACAACATCGCAGAGCCCTGATTCAATGGTGCTTGACGCGAAAAAGTTGAAACAAGTGCACAAGCCTCGCAACCGAAAtg GCAACTTGATTCCCAGATTCGGCGCTCGGGTGCAGCAAAGAGATTTCGAAATCAACGAGATTCGATTCCCGAGCCCAGATCTCGAGCGCCACCCTCGCGCAGAGCTGCAAACGACGCACCAATTCGAAATCGAAAGCGACTTCGACGTCAATTCGTCGAGTCCAGACTATGAACCGACCCCGAAGAGAGGATACTATCGCTTCGATAAGAAGGACACAGAAACTCCTTTCG gcCTACATCCAGCAAACATCGGGAGGTTCGAGTCCAGCTTCCAGGAGAGCGCGAACTTCAAAACACCCGAATCTTTCGAGAATTCCGAGCGGAAGTTGCAAAGCTGGAACTGGACGATCGGCGATGGGAGGAGATCCTTGTGCGGCCACAACGCGGTCGACTGCAGCTACTGTCAGCTTTTCTTCAGAGCGGAGAAACGGGCCGCTACCAACAGCCGTGAGCAGCGACTCCAACAGCTCCTCCGCAGGATCCTCTCCTGCGACCCTCGGGAGAACTCCAAGCTCAAAGTTCAGCTCCCGCCGACGAAGGGAATCgcgaaagaggaagaagactTCCTCACTCCGATGCTTCTCAGCACGGCCTCCTTCGACCAGAAGCCCAAACATAGCTCGAATCAGGCTCATTTGAGACAG ATGCACGAATCCTGTGATCGCTTCAACACTAGCAAATCCGTGATTGATTCTTCAGAGCCACGTGCACGATCGTACTTCAGAGGGAGCCTGGAGCAGGTTCGAACCGAGGAGCTTCTGACGGAGCAATTCCACGTGCTCCAAACGGAGCAGTTGCACTTGCAGCAGTCGGAGCAGCTCCGAGCTTCGTCACAGTTCCTGCTGAGCATGCTCGCCGAGAACCTGGCGCTGAACCTCTCGGACGTCGACTTCACCAACATGACGCTCAAGTTAAGCCGACGTCGGATGTCGTACACGAAGACCTTTGTCAAGGCTGTCACCGCTGCTGAGGATTCGCTTCTGAGGTCCTCTACACTCGAGACGGATGCGGTAGCTCGTGAACTCCGCGCTGAGCTGAACCCAAAAGGCTCAGAcccatcttga